One genomic window of Haemorhous mexicanus isolate bHaeMex1 chromosome 17, bHaeMex1.pri, whole genome shotgun sequence includes the following:
- the LFNG gene encoding beta-1,3-N-acetylglucosaminyltransferase lunatic fringe — MLKSCGRKLLLSLVGSMFTCLLVLMVEPPGRPGLARGEAGGAQRALQSLGAAAAVAPPAAQGPPGLRSFADYFGRLSRARRELPPAPPSPPRPPAEDISPRDVFIAVKTTKKFHKARLELLLDTWISRNRDMTFIFTDGEDEELKKQARNVINTNCSAAHSRQALSCKMAVEYDKFIESGRKWFCHVDDDNYVNVRMLVKLLSSYPHTQDIYIGKPSLDRPIQATERISENKMHPVHFWFATGGAGFCISRGLALKMSPWASGGHFMSTAEKIRLPDDCTIGYIIESVLGVKLIRSNLFHSHLENLHQVPKSEIHKQVTLSYGMFENKRNSIHMKGAFSVEEDPSRFRSVHCLLYPDTPWCPTNMVY, encoded by the exons ATGCTGAAGAGCTGCGGGAGgaagctgctcctgtccctcgTGGGCTCCATGTTCACCTGCCTGCTGGTGCTGATGGTGGAGCCGCCGGGGAGGCCGGGGCTGGCCCGGGGGGAGGCCGGCGGGGCGCAGCGGGcgctgcagagcctgggggcggcggcggccgtgGCTCCTCCGGCGGCGCAGGGGCCGCCCGGGCTCCGCAGCTTCGCCGATTACTTCGGGCGGCTGAGCCGAGCGCGGCGGGAgctgcccccggccccgccgagccccccgcggccgccggccGAGGACATCTCCCCCCGCGATGTCTTCATCGCCGTCAAGACCACCAAGAAGTTTCACAAGGCGCGGCTAGAGCTGCTGCTCGACACCTGGATCTCCCGCAACCGCGACATG ACCTTCATCTTCACTGAcggggaggatgaggagctgaAGAAGCAAGCAC gaaacGTCATCAACACCAACTGCTCAGCTGCCCACAGCCGCCAGGCGCTGTCCTGCAAGATGGCCGTGGAGTACGACAAGTTCATTGAGTCCGGCAGAAA gtgGTTCTGCCACGTGGACGATGACAACTACGTGAACGTGCGGATGCTGGtgaagctgctctccagctACCCCCACACACAGGACATCTACATCGGGAAGCCCAGCCTGGACCGGCCCATCCAGGCTACAGAGAGGATCAGTGAGAACAAGATG CATCCTGTGCATTTCTGGTTTGCCACGGGTGGAGCAGGGTTCTGTATCAGCCGGGGGCTGGCACTGAAGATGAGCCCTTGGGCCAG TGGGGGTCACTTCATGAGCACTGCAGAGAAGATCCGCCTGCCTGACGACTGCACCATCGGCTACATCATCGAGTCTGTGCTGGGTGTGAAGCTCATCCGGAGCAACCTCTTCCACTCCCACCTGGAGAACCTCCACCAGGTGCCCAAGTCGGAGATCCACAAACAG gtgacactgagctATGGCATGTTCGAAAACAAGCGCAACTCCATCCACATGAAGGGAGCCTTCTCTGTCGAGGAGGACCCATCCAG GTTCCGCTCCGTGCACTGCCTGCTGTACCCCGACACGCCGTGGTGCCCCACCAACATGGTTTACTAG